A genome region from Methanofastidiosum sp. includes the following:
- a CDS encoding pyridoxamine 5'-phosphate oxidase family protein, with the protein MNRNDREITDINEIEKIINNAKVIRVAVCENNRPYVVPLNFGYKEKCIYIHTSKKGMKIDILKNNNNVSFEVDCDHKLIKSDKACDFSMSYKSVVGFGRACFISDLNEKKQALDIIMAHYSNGIFDYSQDQLEKICIIRMDIESMTGKKS; encoded by the coding sequence ATGAATAGAAACGACAGAGAAATAACTGACATCAATGAAATTGAGAAAATAATCAATAATGCAAAAGTAATAAGAGTTGCAGTATGCGAAAATAACAGGCCTTATGTCGTTCCATTAAACTTCGGTTATAAAGAAAAATGCATTTACATCCACACCTCAAAAAAAGGGATGAAAATTGATATTTTGAAAAATAACAATAATGTCTCCTTTGAAGTTGATTGTGACCATAAGCTCATTAAATCCGATAAAGCATGCGACTTTTCTATGTCGTACAAAAGTGTTGTTGGATTCGGCAGGGCCTGTTTTATTTCCGATTTAAATGAAAAAAAACAAGCTTTAGACATTATCATGGCTCATTATTCTAACGGTATTTTTGATTACTCTCAAGACCAACTAGAAAAAATCTGCATAATCCGGATGGACATTGAATCAATGACAGGAAAAAAATCATAA
- a CDS encoding cupin domain-containing protein, whose product MPFRNLKDIEEKVIYPGYKAKFIHSENMTLAHWTIEEGSSFPEHFHENEQVLSVIEGKLELRVGEKTKILKSGEAAIIPPYIAHSGKAIKKTNAIDVFYPLRRDYFD is encoded by the coding sequence ATGCCGTTTAGAAATTTGAAGGACATTGAGGAAAAAGTAATTTACCCAGGATACAAGGCCAAATTTATACACTCCGAAAACATGACACTTGCCCACTGGACAATTGAAGAAGGATCTTCTTTTCCAGAACATTTTCATGAAAATGAGCAGGTATTGAGTGTAATTGAAGGAAAGCTTGAATTACGAGTCGGCGAAAAAACTAAAATATTGAAATCAGGAGAAGCGGCCATTATTCCCCCGTACATTGCACACTCTGGAAAGGCGATAAAGAAGACAAATGCAATAGATGTCTTCTATCCGCTCAGACGAGACTACTTTGATTAG